A genomic stretch from Flavobacterium humidisoli includes:
- a CDS encoding carboxy terminal-processing peptidase has protein sequence MNAIIKFMKRNYKILIAVLCLSLTLFAFKMNADRTIDPDPNKDKTLLELLAFVIEKGHYSPAEINDEFSKGIFKDYIDALDPSKRFFLQSDIDEFKQYELMLDDQFLNKDITFFNLTYTRLMKRMEESKKRYKTILAQPFNYNVDETFDADYDKIPYAKNLTEINERWRKQIKLSTLSSLVTKQKIEDEKKKKDPAYKEKSFETLEKETRESSLKSLDDNFSVIKDLNRDYWFSVYLNSIMARFDPHTSYFAPEEKDRFDVNISGKLEGIGARLTKKNDFTQIDELISGGPAWKGKQLEAGDLILKVAQGNEEPVDVVGMRLDDVVKKIKGHKGTEVKLTVKKVDGSIKVISIIRDVVEIEETYAKSSIVEKNGLKYGVIYLPKFYIDFENKDGRDAGKDIAREVERLKKENINGIVLDVRDDGGGSLSTVVDIAGLFIEEGPIVQVKSAGKKKEVLYDKDKKIEWDGPLVIMVNSFSASASEILAAAIQDYKRGVIIGSKQTYGKGTVQNVLDLNQFVRNANYGDLGALKITGQKFYRINGGSTQLEGVHSDVVMPDRYAYLKMGERDIDNAMPWDKIDPADYSTWTSNENFNKAIMNSKNRIAQNAQFKLIDDNAKWIDVKNKENVYSLNIKSFKETQEQVENEGKKYKPISDYKNDLIFKSLPYEEDEMKADASLKEKRDAWHQALSKDVYVEEALNVLDDLQSKSLVKATVNPKMKKDKLVKS, from the coding sequence ATGAATGCTATTATAAAGTTTATGAAAAGAAATTATAAGATACTCATAGCCGTATTGTGCTTATCGCTTACATTATTTGCATTTAAGATGAATGCCGATAGGACAATCGACCCAGATCCAAACAAAGACAAGACACTTTTAGAATTATTAGCATTTGTTATTGAAAAAGGACATTACAGCCCAGCAGAAATAAATGATGAATTTTCTAAAGGTATTTTTAAGGATTACATTGATGCGTTAGACCCTTCAAAAAGATTTTTCCTTCAGTCTGATATTGACGAATTCAAACAGTATGAATTAATGCTGGATGATCAGTTTTTGAATAAAGATATTACGTTTTTCAACCTTACTTATACAAGGTTAATGAAGCGTATGGAGGAAAGTAAAAAACGTTATAAAACCATTTTAGCTCAGCCATTTAATTATAATGTAGATGAGACTTTTGATGCGGATTATGATAAAATACCGTATGCAAAAAACTTAACAGAGATTAACGAAAGATGGAGAAAACAAATCAAATTATCGACTCTTTCTTCTTTGGTTACAAAACAAAAAATTGAAGATGAAAAGAAGAAAAAAGATCCAGCTTACAAAGAGAAATCTTTTGAAACTTTAGAGAAAGAAACTCGTGAAAGCTCATTAAAATCTCTTGATGATAATTTTAGCGTGATTAAAGATTTGAATAGAGACTACTGGTTTTCTGTTTATTTGAATTCTATCATGGCTCGTTTTGATCCGCATACAAGCTATTTTGCACCAGAAGAAAAAGATCGTTTTGATGTAAACATCAGCGGTAAATTGGAAGGTATTGGAGCTCGTTTGACTAAGAAAAATGATTTTACTCAAATTGATGAGTTAATTTCTGGAGGTCCAGCTTGGAAAGGAAAACAATTAGAAGCAGGGGATTTAATCTTGAAAGTTGCTCAAGGAAATGAAGAGCCTGTAGATGTTGTTGGAATGCGTTTGGATGATGTTGTAAAGAAAATTAAAGGTCATAAAGGAACTGAAGTAAAATTGACTGTTAAGAAAGTTGATGGTTCTATTAAAGTGATTTCTATTATTCGCGATGTTGTTGAAATTGAAGAAACATATGCTAAGTCTAGTATTGTGGAGAAAAATGGTTTAAAATATGGAGTGATCTATCTTCCTAAATTTTATATCGATTTTGAAAACAAAGACGGGCGAGATGCAGGAAAAGATATTGCTCGCGAAGTAGAGAGATTGAAAAAAGAAAACATCAACGGTATTGTTTTAGACGTTCGTGATGATGGTGGTGGATCTCTTTCTACAGTGGTTGATATTGCCGGTTTATTTATTGAAGAAGGACCAATCGTTCAGGTAAAATCTGCAGGTAAAAAGAAAGAAGTTTTATATGATAAAGATAAAAAAATCGAGTGGGATGGCCCATTAGTTATCATGGTAAACAGTTTTTCTGCTTCGGCTTCTGAGATCTTGGCGGCTGCAATTCAGGATTATAAACGTGGTGTTATTATCGGAAGTAAACAAACTTACGGTAAAGGAACTGTACAAAACGTATTAGATTTAAATCAGTTTGTGCGTAATGCAAACTACGGAGATCTTGGAGCATTGAAAATTACAGGACAGAAGTTTTATAGAATTAACGGTGGTTCTACCCAATTAGAGGGCGTTCATAGTGATGTGGTAATGCCAGATCGTTATGCTTACTTAAAAATGGGAGAGAGAGACATTGATAATGCAATGCCTTGGGATAAAATTGATCCAGCCGATTACAGCACATGGACTTCTAATGAGAATTTTAACAAAGCAATTATGAACAGTAAAAACAGAATTGCTCAAAATGCTCAATTTAAGTTAATTGATGACAATGCGAAATGGATCGATGTTAAAAACAAAGAAAATGTATATAGCTTGAATATTAAGAGTTTTAAAGAAACTCAAGAACAAGTTGAAAACGAAGGAAAAAAATATAAACCAATTTCTGATTACAAAAACGATTTGATTTTTAAATCTTTACCGTATGAAGAGGATGAAATGAAAGCGGACGCTTCTTTAAAGGAAAAAAGAGATGCATGGCACCAAGCTTTATCTAAAGATGTTTATGTGGAAGAAGCGTTAAACGTATTGGATGATTTACAATCAAAAAGTCTGGTAAAAGCTACAGTTAATCCTAAAATGAAAAAGGACAAACTAGTGAAGTCTTAA
- a CDS encoding DNA/RNA non-specific endonuclease produces MKVGLSLILMGFALFSCKKENTGIIEKVNNDEAVSSFKGNSSSTDSVYTVAYLPTSTTKQIVKHQYYTLSYNEKFEQAEWVAYELKKEYLKNNDFKRPYFIEDPNVTTGSADWRNYKNSGYDKGHLCPAGDMEFSRDAYSDTFYTSNISPQKKEFNAGIWNRIEQKTRYWAGKYNDIYVVTGGIAKESDKKIGTEKVAVPKYFYKIVLAKTGKEHKAIAFLVPNEKSDKSIYDFVVPIETLEKMTGIDFFPNLKNLKSSKDF; encoded by the coding sequence ATGAAAGTTGGCCTGAGTTTGATTTTAATGGGTTTTGCATTGTTCTCTTGTAAAAAAGAGAATACAGGAATTATTGAAAAAGTAAATAATGATGAAGCGGTTTCTTCTTTTAAAGGAAATTCTTCTAGTACAGATTCTGTCTATACGGTTGCATATCTGCCAACTTCGACGACTAAGCAGATTGTAAAACATCAATACTATACTTTATCGTATAATGAAAAGTTTGAGCAGGCAGAATGGGTGGCGTACGAACTGAAAAAGGAGTACTTAAAAAATAATGATTTTAAAAGACCTTATTTTATTGAAGATCCAAATGTAACTACTGGTTCTGCAGATTGGAGAAATTATAAAAATTCAGGGTATGATAAAGGGCATCTTTGTCCTGCTGGAGATATGGAGTTTAGCAGAGATGCGTATAGCGATACTTTTTACACGTCGAATATTTCACCTCAGAAAAAGGAATTTAATGCTGGAATTTGGAATAGGATAGAGCAAAAGACGCGTTATTGGGCAGGAAAATATAATGATATTTATGTCGTAACTGGCGGAATTGCGAAAGAATCGGATAAAAAAATTGGAACAGAAAAAGTTGCTGTTCCTAAATACTTTTATAAAATCGTTTTGGCTAAAACAGGTAAAGAACACAAAGCAATTGCTTTCTTGGTTCCAAACGAAAAAAGTGATAAATCTATTTATGATTTTGTTGTTCCGATTGAAACTCTAGAAAAAATGACTGGAATTGATTTCTTCCCAAATCTTAAAAACTTAAAAAGTAGTAAAGATTTTTAA
- the glsA gene encoding glutaminase A: MKKQMIFVGLMIAFIINQGYSQIILNKQNIENTLNEAFDKFKDLKEGNNADYIKELANVDPNIFGIALVTAEGAVYTKGDITSMVSIQSISKVFTMAKVIEQEGPQFLEDKIGVNATGLPFNSIVAVEMHKGDKINPLVNPGAIATTSLVRGNDSIAKWKEIEKIQSAFAGRQLSINRPVYISEAGDNLRNQAIAHLLLAYNRIYFDPVQTTDIYTKQCALNVNVKDLATMAATLANGGVNPVTKNKVVSQTTVMYTLPVMATAGLYDNSGIWLFNSGLPAKSGVGGGILAVCPGKFGIAVISPPLDKTGNSLKAQKVIQYVVEKLKANPYWINPK, translated from the coding sequence ATGAAGAAGCAAATGATTTTTGTTGGTTTAATGATTGCTTTTATCATAAACCAAGGCTATAGCCAAATAATACTGAATAAACAAAATATAGAAAATACACTTAATGAAGCCTTTGATAAGTTTAAAGATTTAAAAGAAGGAAATAATGCCGACTATATTAAAGAACTAGCCAATGTTGATCCCAATATTTTTGGTATTGCACTTGTTACTGCAGAGGGAGCCGTATATACAAAAGGTGATATAACGTCAATGGTTTCAATTCAAAGTATATCGAAAGTATTTACTATGGCAAAAGTAATTGAGCAAGAAGGGCCACAATTTTTGGAAGATAAAATAGGAGTAAATGCGACTGGATTGCCATTTAATTCTATTGTTGCAGTAGAAATGCATAAAGGTGATAAAATCAATCCTCTAGTAAATCCAGGGGCTATCGCAACCACAAGTCTTGTTCGAGGTAATGATTCTATAGCAAAGTGGAAAGAAATCGAGAAAATTCAGAGTGCCTTTGCCGGAAGACAGCTCTCCATAAATCGTCCTGTTTATATAAGTGAGGCTGGTGATAATTTGAGAAATCAAGCTATTGCACATTTGTTATTGGCTTATAACAGAATATATTTTGATCCAGTACAAACAACAGATATTTATACAAAACAATGTGCATTGAATGTAAATGTAAAAGATCTTGCTACAATGGCGGCTACATTGGCAAATGGAGGTGTTAATCCTGTTACAAAGAATAAGGTGGTTAGTCAGACTACGGTAATGTATACTTTGCCTGTAATGGCAACTGCAGGTCTCTATGATAATTCTGGAATTTGGCTTTTTAATTCGGGACTTCCGGCAAAGAGTGGTGTTGGAGGAGGAATATTGGCAGTGTGTCCTGGTAAATTTGGAATTGCTGTAATTTCGCCTCCATTAGATAAAACGGGAAATAGCTTGAAAGCTCAGAAAGTTATCCAATATGTTGTAGAAAAACTTAAAGCAAACCCTTATTGGATTAATCCTAAGTAG
- the rpe gene encoding ribulose-phosphate 3-epimerase, with protein MKNTLIAPSVLAADFGNLQRDAEMLNNSQADWFHIDIMDGVFVPNISFGMPVLEAISKHAKKYIDVHLMIIDPDRYIKTFADLGANGLTVHYEACTHLHRTLQAIKAEGMKAGVAMNPHTNVDLLEDIINDIDVVCIMSVNPGFGGQSFIENTYDKVKKLKALITRKNASTLIEIDGGVTSKNAKQLVEAGADVLVAGSFVFKAENPTETIAELKALTTF; from the coding sequence ATGAAAAACACACTTATTGCTCCTTCAGTTCTTGCTGCCGATTTTGGTAATTTACAGCGCGATGCAGAAATGCTTAATAACAGTCAGGCAGATTGGTTTCATATCGATATTATGGATGGAGTTTTTGTTCCAAATATTTCTTTCGGAATGCCTGTTTTAGAAGCAATTTCAAAACACGCCAAAAAATATATCGATGTTCATTTAATGATTATTGACCCAGATCGATACATTAAAACTTTTGCCGATTTAGGAGCGAACGGATTAACAGTACATTATGAGGCTTGTACACATTTACACAGAACGCTTCAGGCCATCAAAGCAGAAGGGATGAAAGCTGGTGTTGCCATGAATCCGCATACCAATGTTGATTTACTAGAAGACATTATTAATGATATTGATGTTGTTTGTATTATGAGCGTAAATCCTGGATTTGGAGGACAATCATTCATCGAAAACACTTATGATAAAGTAAAGAAACTAAAAGCCTTAATTACACGCAAAAACGCTTCAACACTAATCGAAATTGACGGCGGTGTAACAAGCAAAAATGCTAAACAATTAGTAGAAGCTGGTGCAGATGTTTTAGTCGCTGGAAGCTTTGTTTTTAAAGCCGAAAATCCAACAGAAACCATTGCAGAGTTAAAAGCTCTTACTACTTTTTAA
- a CDS encoding sigma-70 family RNA polymerase sigma factor, which produces MRQLKITKQVTNRETASLDKYLQEIGKVDLITADEEVELAQRIKAGDQRALEKLTKANLRFVVSVAKQYQNQGLTLPDLINEGNLGLIKAAQRFDETRGFKFISYAVWWIRQSILQALAEQSRIVRLPLNKIGSINKINKMYALLEQSNERPPSAEEIAKELDMTVNDVKESMKNSGRHLSMDAPLVEGEDSNLYDVLRSGESPNPDRELIHESLRTEIERSLETLTPREADVVRLYFGLGDQHPMTLEEIGETFDLTRERVRQIKEKAIRRLKHTSRSKILKTYLG; this is translated from the coding sequence ATGAGACAACTTAAAATCACCAAGCAGGTAACTAATCGTGAAACTGCATCGTTAGATAAATATCTACAAGAAATTGGAAAAGTTGACCTAATTACCGCTGATGAAGAGGTAGAATTAGCACAAAGAATAAAGGCTGGTGATCAAAGAGCTTTAGAAAAATTAACAAAAGCCAACCTACGTTTCGTAGTATCTGTGGCTAAACAATATCAAAATCAAGGATTAACTCTTCCGGATTTAATTAATGAAGGAAACTTAGGTTTAATTAAAGCGGCTCAACGTTTTGATGAAACTCGTGGTTTTAAATTCATTTCTTACGCTGTATGGTGGATCCGTCAATCGATTCTTCAAGCTCTAGCTGAACAGTCTCGTATTGTACGTTTACCATTAAATAAAATTGGTTCTATCAATAAAATCAACAAAATGTATGCGTTATTAGAACAATCTAACGAGCGCCCGCCTTCTGCTGAAGAAATTGCAAAAGAATTAGACATGACTGTAAACGACGTAAAAGAGTCTATGAAAAACTCTGGACGTCACCTATCTATGGATGCTCCTCTTGTTGAAGGAGAAGATTCTAACCTTTATGACGTATTACGTTCTGGCGAATCTCCAAATCCAGATAGAGAATTAATTCACGAATCTCTTCGTACTGAAATCGAACGTTCTTTAGAAACATTAACTCCAAGAGAGGCAGATGTTGTACGTTTGTATTTTGGACTTGGCGACCAACACCCAATGACTCTTGAAGAAATTGGTGAGACTTTCGACCTAACTCGTGAGCGTGTTCGTCAGATTAAAGAAAAAGCAATCCGTCGATTGAAACACACTTCTAGAAGTAAAATCCTTAAAACTTATTTAGGATAA
- a CDS encoding DUF4249 domain-containing protein translates to MKTLLKNKITVLLLMSSIFISCTETYNLKTDSYEEALVVEATITNELKKQEIKLTKTARLEEEGVQVETGANVVVTDNKGNSYHFTENSEKYISDSEFKAEPNTEYSLEITTKGGKKYQSTSEVLTTENQIENLVPKVVSTQEGEGVQISVESYDPTNTSKYYRYEYEETYKIIAPKWGDKKLIATGPQEIELIPSPLDIQVCYGSKKSVDIIQTSTTNLQEDRVNFPVRFISDQDYIISHRYSILVRQYVQNIEAYTFYKTLKEISSSSSVLSPKQPGFVNGNIKCVTDTESKVIGFFDVSSVSSKRMFFNYADLYPGRPLPPYYVPCIDSEYRFCFGFGDPPCLGRQLITELNSYRLWYSYNTNDYYTMVPIECGDCTTFSSNVKPSFWTE, encoded by the coding sequence ATGAAAACATTATTAAAAAATAAAATAACAGTATTACTTCTAATGAGTTCTATATTCATTAGCTGTACTGAAACCTATAACCTTAAAACTGATTCTTACGAAGAGGCACTTGTTGTAGAAGCAACTATAACAAATGAATTAAAAAAGCAGGAAATTAAACTAACAAAAACTGCTCGTTTAGAAGAAGAAGGTGTACAAGTAGAAACTGGCGCTAATGTTGTAGTTACCGACAATAAAGGAAACAGCTATCATTTTACTGAAAATTCAGAAAAATATATTTCTGATTCAGAGTTTAAAGCAGAACCTAACACAGAATACTCTTTAGAAATCACTACAAAAGGCGGTAAAAAATACCAATCTACAAGTGAAGTTTTGACAACTGAAAATCAGATTGAAAACCTAGTCCCTAAAGTGGTTTCAACCCAAGAAGGAGAAGGCGTACAAATAAGTGTTGAAAGCTATGACCCAACAAATACTTCAAAATATTACAGATACGAATATGAGGAAACGTACAAAATAATTGCACCAAAATGGGGTGATAAAAAATTAATTGCTACTGGTCCACAAGAGATTGAGCTGATCCCAAGTCCATTAGACATTCAAGTTTGCTATGGCTCAAAAAAATCTGTTGATATCATTCAAACATCAACAACAAATCTACAAGAAGACCGTGTTAATTTTCCTGTGAGATTTATAAGTGACCAAGATTATATTATCAGTCACAGATATAGTATTCTAGTTCGTCAATATGTACAGAATATTGAGGCTTATACTTTTTACAAAACACTAAAAGAAATATCAAGCAGTTCTAGTGTATTATCGCCTAAACAGCCTGGTTTTGTAAATGGTAATATTAAATGTGTTACAGATACTGAAAGCAAAGTAATAGGCTTTTTCGACGTGTCTTCTGTATCATCAAAAAGAATGTTTTTTAATTATGCTGACTTATATCCAGGAAGACCTCTTCCTCCATATTATGTTCCATGTATTGACTCTGAGTACAGATTCTGTTTCGGATTTGGTGACCCGCCTTGCCTTGGACGACAATTAATAACAGAACTTAACAGCTATAGACTTTGGTACAGCTATAATACCAACGATTATTATACTATGGTACCTATAGAATGCGGAGACTGCACAACATTTTCATCTAACGTAAAACCTTCATTTTGGACAGAATAA